The following nucleotide sequence is from Candidatus Krumholzibacteriia bacterium.
ACCCGCTCGCCGAGTTTGCCGGACGGGTATCGTTTCTTCATACCCGCGCCGCGCGAGATCATCCTGGCGGTGCTCATTTCCGGCGCGGCCGGCGTTGTTGCGGCGCTGCTCCCCGCGGTGCAGGCGGCGCGCGTGGATATTCCCCGGACCCTGCACGAAGAGGTGGTGTGAGTGGCGGCCGAACCGATCATCGTGGCCGAACGAATCGGCAAGAACTACCACGTGGGAGCCAGCGACGTGGAGGCGGTGCGCGACTTCTCGCTAACCGTCGCGCGCGGTGAGTTCGTCTCCCTCATGGGACCCAGTGGCTGCGGCAAGAGCACGCTGTTGAATCTATTCGGCTGCATCGACACGCCGACCTCGGGACGGCTGCGCGTGTTCGGCACCGACGCGGCGGCGATGAGCGACGGCGAGCGGTCGGCCCTGCGCCTCAGGCGCATCGGATTCGTGTTTCAGCGCTTCTACCTGCTGCCCATGCTCACCGCGTTTGAGAACGTGGAACTGCCCATGATCGAGGCGAAGGTACCGCGCCGCGAGCGCACCGAACGCGCAAGATCGCTGCTGGAGCGGGTCGGGCTGGGACACCGCATCAAGCACCGGCCCCACCAGCTCTCCGGCGGCGAAATGCAGCGCACCGCCATCGCGCGGGCGCTCGCCAACCAGCCCAACCTGGTGATCGCCGACGAACCCACCGGCGAGCTCGACCGCAAGACGGGCGCGTCGATCCTGGCACTGATCAAGGAACTGCAGCAAGGCGGCCTCACCGTCGTCATGGCCACCCACGACCCGCATGCCGCCGAACTCGGCGACCGCGCCATTCAGATGGAGACATCGTGAACACCGTCTCGTTCATCGGCAAGGGACTCCGCTTCCGCCCGCAGCGCACGTTGCTGTTGCTGCTTGGTTTTGCGGTGGGTGTCATGGTGATGACGGTGCTCCTGTCCGTGGGCACCGCCGTGCTGGACCAGGCCATGGACGAGGATCTGACCGGCGGCGGCGACGTGGTGCTGCTGCCCGTCGGCATCGACGTGTCCGTGCTCAAGACCGGCGGCGTCACGTCCATGAACTTCGACATCCCCAACGCGCGCTACCTCACCCGCGAGTTCCTCACCCCGCGGCGGCTTCCCGGCGTGGATGTGGTCTCACCCGAGCTGTCGCGCGTGTACGGCACGCTCTCCCACCGCGGCAACGAACAACTGGTGCGCATGGAGGGCGCGGTGCCATCCCGCTTTCGTGGGCTGTGGCCGGCGATGCCCGCTGCGTTCGCCGACACGCCGCACGACCGCGACTACATCGACCCCGACTTCACCGCACTGCTCTACCAGATCGACGCCTTCCACCCGCCGGTGGTGGACACCAGCCAGGTGTGGGCGGAGTGGCACTACTTCAACTACCACGACGACGCGGGGCGCTCGCTATACGTCTCCATCAGCGGTGTCACCTTCGACGAGGACATCGCGGCCAGCGGCTACTCGCGCGGCGTGGTGCTGTTCGAGTTCGTGGACGAACACGGCCGGCAGACGAAGATGGTGGACATCCTCCCCGGCCGCGAGATCCGCGCCTCGTACGACTCCCCCGATCTGCTGGTGGGCTTGAACGCGGTGCGCCTGGACGGCGGCGCCTACCGCGTGTCGGTTGCGCTCTCCGACTCGCTGGCGCGGCCGGTCACGGTGACGCTGGATCTCACCCCCACACCGCACCAGTACATCCCGCCGGTGACACCGCTGGGCGAGGAGACGCCGTTCGGTTACGTGGTACCGGTGGTGCGCGGCCACATGACGGGACGCGTACAGATGAATGGAAGCACCATCGAACTCGACGGTGTCGGTTATCACGACCACAACTGGGGTCACTTCAGGGACGCGGTGTGGGACTGGGGGATCGTGCACGCGGGCCCGTACAGCATCCTGTACGGGCGCTTTGCGGAATCGCAGCGGGAGCTGCAGAACCGGCCGCTGCTACTGGCCGCGTTCGACGGCGACGGTCCGCAGCGCTTCGTACTGACGGGCGACTACCGGGTGGAATGGGCGGAGACATCCGCGACACCACCCCCGAAGACCCGCGTCATGCATGCCACAGCGGCGCAACGCTGGCCGCGTGTCATCTCGCTCTCGGCCGTGCGGGGGCCGGACAAGCTCGCGTTGACCATCGAGGTCGAGCGCCACTTCCTCTCCGAGACCGGCGGGGGCGAGCAGCCGCTGTTCCGCGCGGACGAGACCGCGCGTTCGTTCTTCTACCAACTGGAGGGACGCGTGCGCCTGACCGGACACCTGGACGGCAAAGCGGTGGACGAGACCGGCCACGCCTACTCGGAAACGTTCTTCGTGGATCGTTAGCGTTTTGCGGTAACCGGTCCGGGTCCGAAGCCGTTGAGGGTGTCGACCACGCGCATCAAATCCCCGCTCCGGTAGAAGTCCACCGCGACCAGGTTGGGGATCATCTTGCGTTCTTTCTGGCAGGCACGCGCGCGCTTCAGCAGGAAGTCATACGCGTTCACGATCTCCGCGTTGCTGGGCAGCGGCGTCGGCGTGGTTTCGATCCAGTGGTTCATGAGCAGCAGCGAGCCCGAGGTTCCACCGCGGCCGGGCTTGTTGGAAAACTCGGACGGATCCAGGAAGCGGTACGGGGTTTCCTGGCAGACCTCGAACGCGGGGTGATACCACGGCACCCCCTCCGTGTTGTTTTCGCCGAGCACCACCACACGCTGGTCGCTATCGACCATTTCCCGCAGCGTCGGCCAGGGCGCCGTTACCGCCCCGCGGTACACGAGACGGTCGAGCCCGCTCTTCTCAAAACAGGCTGCGACATCCTGCGGCGTGACTCCCTCGTCCTGAATGATGATGACGATGACCTCGCCGGGGTTCATCACGAGGAACTCGCGGATCTGCTCCAGCGCGGCGACAAAGCGTGTGGCCCCGAGTTCGCAGAAGCCATGACAGAAGTAGACGTCGCGGTTTCCGGTTTCCTTTCCCACCATGCGGTCCCGAATGCGCATGGCGGCTCCCACCGCTTCCTTGCCGAGCGCTTCCTCATACTTGGCCATGGAATTCGTCTCGTCCTCGAGCTCCGTGCGCACCCGGTCGCCCACCGGCACGCCGTAGTGGACGTCGATCAGGAATCCCCGGATGCCGTCCTGGAGCTGGGCGCGGATGCCCTTCTGCTGGTTCGGGAACATCCAGTCCGCAATGTCGCCCGCGCTCATCGAGTTGTGCGTCGCCGCCAACGCAACCTTGTCGAAGCGGCGGTCGCAGAGTTCCGGGTGGCCATTGCATGCGTCGACCACTGAGTCCGCAACCGGGGCGCGGTCCTGGCGCACATACCAGATAGCCCCGGCACCGATGACCACCACGCCGACGACGGACGCGACCACGTTGCGCGGGAGGCGCGAGTGCCTGCCGCTGGACGCGGCTGCTACCGCCGCTTCAACTCTGGGAATCCAGCCCATGATGGCCAGGAAGATCTCCTGTATGCCAAAAAAGAACAGGACGCCCGCGCCGGCCACGGCCAGCACCTGCATGGCCACCATGGGATGGAATGCGGCCACCCCGCCGGCCAGTGCGAGGCCGGCTCCGCGCAGGAGTCCCAGCGAACCGCGGCGGGGCCGCCTTCCAACGCCCCGCCACGCGTGCGCCGCGATGGCGGCAATGTCGACGCGGTTGAAGGTGGACGTGACGCCCGCCACCAGTACCAGCCCGATACCCGCGAAGATCCACATGCGCAGCGCCAGCGGTCCGATGAAAGCCGTCCACAGCCCGCGAATGAGTCCGGACATGAACTCCGCCCCGGCCATCGACGCGAGTAGCGGCCCACCGAACTTCGCCAGCGCACCCACCACCGCACCGGACACCGCCATAGCGAGCCCGTAGCGCACGAGATCCTGCTCCTTGCGCTGCGAGAGTCCAAGGCTCAGGGCGCCAAGCACGAGACTCAGGCCGAGCAGCACGAAGGCACGCGTGCGCATGCGGTTCGCGATGCGCATCGCGCGGGCGAGGTATTTCCCGGAAGGCCAGTCATCCTCGTTGGCGATGACCGCGAGCGCCTTTGCGGGGATCTTGGCGGCTATTTCCGGGTTCGTGGCGAGCGCGTCACGAACCACGACACCCGCGTCGTTCAAGGTCAAGGAGATGCTCTTGCCCGTCTCCGAGAGGATGGTTTGGTGGGTCTCCTTGACCGCCTTCTTGACGACCGCCCGAAAAGCAACGGAACCCACCACGCGCTCCACGGAGCCCACGATGATCGGGCGGTACGGCAGCAGGTCGTGACGAGCGGCGATGATCTGGTCGGAGAGAACTCCCGCGACCACGCCCGCGAGCTCCGGGTCCGAGAGCCCGTCGGCCACGCGGGTTGCAAACACATCGGCGTCGAAGAACGTGCGCGAAAAGTAGGAGTAAGTTGCGCCGAAGAGGAGCGCGGCCAGGCTGATCGTGCCACAGGCCACAACGAAGATCCGGCGGAGTTGATTCTTCATGGGGAACCCGCCCCCCGGGGCGGTCAAGGAGCTCATGCATCCGGGCGAGCGCCACCGGCTGTCTGGGGAAGTCGCCTATTGCCCCGGCCGTACGGGTGGCGTAACATCGGACCAGACTTTACCGGCCGCCGATCCCAGCACCGCCGATTCTAAAGAATCCCGAAGAAGAAGAAAATATGAATCGAACCCGGTCATCGGGTTCAACTCACCTTCCGATTCGTTGTTTCCTGAAAGAGACCACCATGCCAGCAAAGACACCCGTTGACGACCAAGGCCGCGTAACGGCGAAGGACCTTCTGGAAGACCTCCGCGCCGTCATCCACGACGCCGAGGAGCTTCTGCGCGCCACGGAAGGACAGGCGGACGAGAAGATCGCCGGCATCCGCACCCGTGCCGAGGAAACGCTGGGCGGCGCGCGCGAACGCCTGGAGAACGCGGGTGCCGGCATCGAGGAGAACGCCCGGTCTGCGGCGCGTTCCACCGACGCGTACGTGCGCGAAAACCCGTGGATTGCGGTTGCGGTTGCAGCCGGGATCGGCTACGTGCTGGGCGCCCTGGGGCGACGGCGCTAGGGGCACGGCCATGAACGACCGTCCGCGCACCAACCACCCCCACGGCATTCTTGATTCGTTTCGGTCACTGCTCGACACGATCCTGACCATTCTGCACGGCAGGGCCGAACTCCTCAGCACCGAGCTGGAAGAAGAAGTGACGCGCCTGGTCCGCGTGCTGCTGTGGGGGATCGTGTCCGTGTTCTCGGTGATCATCGGTGCGTCCTTTCTGGGCACCATGCTCCTGGTGGCGGCGCCCGAGAGGTACCGTGCCCTGGTCGCCGCGGGGCTGGGACTCGTGTTTCTGGTCATCGCCGCGGTCGGGTTTGCTGCCATCCGCAGAATCCTGCACTCGAAACCGCGCCCCTTCGACGCCACGCTCGGCGAACTGGAGAAGGACCGCGACGCCATCAGGAGCCGGCGATGAGTTTCCGGCCGGATGCGCTGGCCGAGCGCCGCAAGGCCCTGATCGCGCGCTGCGGCGAGGAGCGGGAGGAACTGGGCGCGATCGTCGGCGGGATCGAGAGCAAGCTTGCCCTGGCGGAAACCGTGGTCGCGACGGCGCGTGGACTCAACCGGCATCGCGCCCTCGCCGGCGCCGCCGGGGTGTTCATGGTGCTCGCACCCCTCGCAGCGCGGAGCTGGATTCGCCGCGCGCTCTGGCTGATCCCCGCGGCCATCGAGGGATACCAGCTCTTCGCCGGGCACAGGCGGTCTCCGCCGGACGACCCGTCCCCGCAGGCCGAATCCACCGGCTGACTTCTTCCTGTTGGTTTCGCGCCGCATCGCCTACTCTGGCGGCGTGACACCCCCTGCCCAGCTCGAACTCGAGCTTCTCTCGCACGTCAACGCGACGCCGCCACGCGTCGTGGCCAGCCGCCATCTGCAGAAGCACCGCCTGCGCAACGACGTGCTGCGGCGCGTGGAGTACGTGCGCCGTTACTTTCCCGAGCTCGACGGCGAATCCATCACGGTGGGTGTTACGCGCGCCGCGAGCGGCATGGCCATCCCGGGCGGCACGCGTATCTGGCTCAACCCGTCGCGATTGTCGTATCACACCATCGCGCACGAACTGATGCATCTGCTGCAATGCCGTGACCTGGGAATTCCTTCCGGGGAGAAGGCGTGCGACGTGTTCTCGCTGGCGCGTCACTGGACGCTCAACGACGAGCGGCCCAGCTACATCCGCGTGCCCAGATCCATGCTGGACGAGAACGGACGACTCAATGACGCGCAGGCGCGCGTCGTGTTCGAAGTCGCCCGCGAGGCGGTGGTGCAGCGCTCGCACGGCATGCGCCGCTATCTGTCGTTCTTCGAGGCCGAGCTTGTGCACCGCTGTCAGCGCGAACGCAGCCTGCGCCCCATACTCATTGCCCCCCTCGGAGCAATCTCACCGCGTTAACCGTTCATCGAGTCCACCACATACTGCACCAGCGGACCCGTAACTCCTGTTCTAACGCGTTGTGCGGTGTCCCTATGCGGTGTACACTTAATGCTCAATTCCATACCGCAGTGCTCCCGGAAACAAACGAGGTCGCGCCATGAGTCGACGCACAAAGCGTCGAACGCTTGCCCCCTCGGGCTGGCTGTTCGGTTTCCTCGCACTGGCGTTGTTGGCCGCCGTGCCGGCATTCGCCGGAACCCTATGTGGAATCGTCCGCGATGGGCAGACCCTTCTGCCCGTTGATCGCGCGGCGGTTTTTCTCTACGACAACCTCGATCAGTACACCGGCCTCTATGCGGGCACCGACCCCGCCGGCCACTATTGTATTGATAACGTCCCTGCCGGCACCTACACGCTGCAGGTGCGCGTGGATGACTACGTGGCCGCCGTGGTTCGCGACATTGTGGTGCAGAGTGCCACCAGTGTCGATGTGCACACCCGCACCCCGTTGTTCCTGGCCGGGCCACAACCCAACCCGGCCACCAACAACGTCACCTTCAGGTTCGGCTCGCCCGGCGGCGAACCCACGACGCTCGAGGTGTTCGACATCACCGGCCGCCTGGTGATGGGCTGGAGCGGTGAAGGCAGCGGTGACAACGCCATTCAATGGAATCTCAAAGACCCGAACGGCTCTCCGGTCGCTTCGGGGGTCTACGTGGTTCGTGTGCGATCGGGCGGCAACGAGGCCGTTCGGCGTTTCGTTCGGCTTCGCTAACCGATCAACCCGGAGGACACCATGCGTACATCTCGAAACCTGATTCAACAGTTGCGTTGGTCCGGGCGTGCGGGCACGGCCCTCGCGCTGCTCCTGGTCCTTGCCTGCGGCAAGGACGGGGACCAGTATTCGCCGCTGCCGGCCTCTGACAGTCCGGTGGCGGCGGTGGTAGCGGGAACGGTTCGCGACGCGCAGAAGAGCGTGGTCGCGGACGCGCTCGTGGTCATCGAGCCCTCCGTGGAAGGGGTTCCGCTCACGGCGACACTGCTCGCCCACGGCGACGATGCGGCCAACGGCCCGGCCACGTCCGGGCGCCGCGTCACCACCACCGGCGCCGGCGGCAGCTACGCCTTCAAGGACGTCGCACCGGGCGACTACTACCTGCAGGTCATCGCCGACGACCATCTCGGCGCCATGCAGGCAATCTTCGTTCCCGCCCCGGAGGCGTTGCTGGACACGGTGTACGTGGACGTAAACCTCACCCCCACGGGCACGCTGGACGGTGTCGCCACGCTCGAAAACGCCACCAGCCACCAGGGCACCGTGGTGTACGTGCAGGGCACGTCGTACGTGGCGGTCACCGACCCCACCGGCGCCTACTCGCTGACGGACGTGCCGGTCGGCAGCTACACGGTGCGCGCCACGCATCCCGGCTATCTGGACGACTCCGACAGCGGGACCATCGCCATGGCGGGCGAAGTGGCGCCCGTGCCGGCGATGTACCTGCCGCTCGTGTCCAACATTCCACCGGTGGCAACCATCAGCGCTGCGGGCCCGCTGTTCAGCAACTTCCCGGTCGACTTCGTCGCAAGCGGCAGCGACGTGGACGGGACCGTGGTTCTCTACGAGTGGGACTGGGAAAACGACGGTGTCTTCGACTATGCGAGCGTGGACTCCGCCAACGCCAGCCACACCTATACCACGGATGGCAATTACATCGCGAAGCTGCGCGTGACCGACAACCAGGGTGCAATCGGACTGACCGCGATCAACCTGGAGATCGGTCCCCTGCCCACATCCACGGTCTACATGTCGTGGCGCGGGAGCGATACCAATGCCGGGCTGCTTCCCAATGTTCCGGTGAAGACGCTGTCCAAGGCGTACGCCACCGCAATGGCCAACAGCAGCACGGCGATTCTGATCGAGGAGGGAGCGTACAACGAGGTCCCCAATCTGTTGTCGGGGATCGACGTGTCCGGTGGCCGGACCTGGCCCTCATGGGCAGAAGGTGTCGGCTATTCGACGTTCAACGTTGGCGTCACCCCCGCCAGCGCAAACAACATCACGACCGCCGTGCTGGTCCGGCGTATCCATATTCAGGCATCGTCCGCCCTGGCGACCGGTAACTCGATTGCGATGCGGGTCACCAACTCCGCGGCAACCGTCCGCTTCGAGGAATGCATGTTCGTCGCCTCGAACGCGCGCGCCGGCACCGCGGGCGGTTCCGGAAGCAATGGCCCGAGCGCGAACCCTGGAGTGTCGGGCCTCGGCGGCAGTTGCAACGGAACCTACGGCAATGGCGGCTCGGGCGGCTCGTCTCCGGTGGGACGCACTGGAGGAACGGGCGGGCGGGGTGGACTGGAAGGGGCCAACAACGGGGTTGCCGGCGGCACCGGCGTCGGTGGCACGGCAGGGGGTAGCGGCGGCCTGGGCGACTACGATAACAGCCTCATCAGTTGCAACGCGGTCGGCGGTCCCGGCGGCAGCGGCTCACCCGGTGCCTTTGGCGCGAATGGCGCCGCGGGAGCCGCCGCGCCAAACACCGGCCAGACAGTGGGCGGCAACTGGACTCCCATGAACTCCGGAAACGGCAGCAGCGGCTCGCCGGGTAACGGCGGTGGCGGTGGTGGCGGCGGCGGCGGCCAGGGCGGTGTCGTCTGCGACGATGGCGGCGGTAATGGCGGTGGTGGCGGCGGCGGCGGCGCGGGTGGCGGCGCCTTCGGCTCCGGCGGCGGGGGCGGTTACGCGTCCTTCGCCGTGTGGGTCTACAACTCGTCGTGCGAATTCGCCTCGTGCATCTTCCAGACCGGTAGCGGCGGCAGCGGTGCCGCGGGCGGCGGCGGCGGCATCGGCGGCGTGGGTGGAAATGGAGGATCCGGCGCAGC
It contains:
- a CDS encoding T9SS type A sorting domain-containing protein — translated: MSRRTKRRTLAPSGWLFGFLALALLAAVPAFAGTLCGIVRDGQTLLPVDRAAVFLYDNLDQYTGLYAGTDPAGHYCIDNVPAGTYTLQVRVDDYVAAVVRDIVVQSATSVDVHTRTPLFLAGPQPNPATNNVTFRFGSPGGEPTTLEVFDITGRLVMGWSGEGSGDNAIQWNLKDPNGSPVASGVYVVRVRSGGNEAVRRFVRLR
- a CDS encoding DUF883 family protein; this translates as MPAKTPVDDQGRVTAKDLLEDLRAVIHDAEELLRATEGQADEKIAGIRTRAEETLGGARERLENAGAGIEENARSAARSTDAYVRENPWIAVAVAAGIGYVLGALGRRR
- a CDS encoding PKD domain-containing protein, with amino-acid sequence MRTSRNLIQQLRWSGRAGTALALLLVLACGKDGDQYSPLPASDSPVAAVVAGTVRDAQKSVVADALVVIEPSVEGVPLTATLLAHGDDAANGPATSGRRVTTTGAGGSYAFKDVAPGDYYLQVIADDHLGAMQAIFVPAPEALLDTVYVDVNLTPTGTLDGVATLENATSHQGTVVYVQGTSYVAVTDPTGAYSLTDVPVGSYTVRATHPGYLDDSDSGTIAMAGEVAPVPAMYLPLVSNIPPVATISAAGPLFSNFPVDFVASGSDVDGTVVLYEWDWENDGVFDYASVDSANASHTYTTDGNYIAKLRVTDNQGAIGLTAINLEIGPLPTSTVYMSWRGSDTNAGLLPNVPVKTLSKAYATAMANSSTAILIEEGAYNEVPNLLSGIDVSGGRTWPSWAEGVGYSTFNVGVTPASANNITTAVLVRRIHIQASSALATGNSIAMRVTNSAATVRFEECMFVASNARAGTAGGSGSNGPSANPGVSGLGGSCNGTYGNGGSGGSSPVGRTGGTGGRGGLEGANNGVAGGTGVGGTAGGSGGLGDYDNSLISCNAVGGPGGSGSPGAFGANGAAGAAAPNTGQTVGGNWTPMNSGNGSSGSPGNGGGGGGGGGGQGGVVCDDGGGNGGGGGGGGAGGGAFGSGGGGGYASFAVWVYNSSCEFASCIFQTGSGGSGAAGGGGGIGGVGGNGGSGAAVCTSEVGRGGNGGRGGDGGDGGGGAGGPGGPSVGVAYFGAAPTITSPLYTLGSPGPGGSGGTNGFGGTAPAGAAGISANTLAF
- a CDS encoding phage holin family protein; protein product: MNDRPRTNHPHGILDSFRSLLDTILTILHGRAELLSTELEEEVTRLVRVLLWGIVSVFSVIIGASFLGTMLLVAAPERYRALVAAGLGLVFLVIAAVGFAAIRRILHSKPRPFDATLGELEKDRDAIRSRR
- a CDS encoding ABC transporter ATP-binding protein — translated: MAAEPIIVAERIGKNYHVGASDVEAVRDFSLTVARGEFVSLMGPSGCGKSTLLNLFGCIDTPTSGRLRVFGTDAAAMSDGERSALRLRRIGFVFQRFYLLPMLTAFENVELPMIEAKVPRRERTERARSLLERVGLGHRIKHRPHQLSGGEMQRTAIARALANQPNLVIADEPTGELDRKTGASILALIKELQQGGLTVVMATHDPHAAELGDRAIQMETS